TTGATGACCTATTAGTTCTACGAAAGTGCAGAGCTTCGGCATTACAAGAGTTTAGTCGCGGAGAGACTACCGAAGCATATTACACAACACTTTAGTTAAGTGTAAAATgcgaataaaataataaatcatcgcaaataaaattcttttcatcATATGAATAATATGATTTTATGAATACCCCTGGTTTGCATTGGTTCACATAATCGAGTGCCTACAGCAGTtacatttttgtcaaaatggtCAAAGTCGATATCGATTTTtcagtcaaaaaagttgaagatatttttactCAAGTAACTATCTAGAAAGAGCAGAAAAATTGAGCAACCTTGCGTAAACTGTTGCAGACCTCTAGTAGCAACAGACAATAAAACTGTATTTTAAACGCCAAAATTGTCAAATAGTGTTAGACGAAGtcgataatattttaatgctACAGAAAACGCTCTATTATTGTCTTGATTAATCTAGCATTTGCGGTCAATAACAATATCAAAGatcaatgttttaaaattctaacaGTGTGTTGCACCAACCACCAAAATTGGGACCAACATCATTTATCCcaataattgcataaaaatttatatcaaattttgaagagatCGCTATAAAAAAAACCCACACCAcaacatttgttttttaatgaccGGTACCTACAGCAACCCACTGACTTTTCCGGTGTTCTGCTTCAACGGCTGCTTTGACTTGAGCACAAACATGTGCAACATTTGCACCAGCAGACACCACTGCGGTCACTAAATGCCGGTATTCAGCTTCCAATTTATGACCATGCTCAAACATCTCCTTGGCGGCTTTACCCGATAGTTTATCCAAACTGTATCTACAcataaaacatgaaattaaactatttCTACTTATCGTTGGACTTACCTGGCATCTTTAActtctttaatttgctttgtgcttttgaatttaataagcAACACCATTGGATTGATTTGCAGCCTTCTCAGCCGCTGGACACTGGCGATTGAACAGTCCATCATACAGTGTATTTGCGCATTGGCGATTCCCTTGACAGCCTGAGCGGTGATGCACTCGAAACAAGAACCTCTACGTCGGTATTCAATGATGAGATCGTCTTCTAACTCTCTGtcgtcaaatattgaaaataaaacacaaaaaaactaatttctaCAGAAagtacaaacaaaaaataaccgAACTAACCtgtttttgagttttaatataatttgtttaaatcaaaaatctCTTAAAAAGCAATGGCCtgtttttttacgattttaagaaattacctATCTAGTTGTGCTTGAGAACATCTCCGTGTATCGGAAACTGGTCTCTGAAATTTTTCCGGAAAATCAGACACCAATTTGTCAGCGACGCATTCCGCGAGGGGGCCTAGAACGAGTACGGGACGGAATTCTAGATATTGAAGACGTTCAACTCGTTCATAGGAGAGTTGAGATAAATCCTCGTGTAAGGAACCTGTAATCATGACTTATATTAATTGTGATATATCTTTTTCAGGGATCTTTCCGTTTTAATGAATGTAAAGTAGTAAAACTTATTGAGTCCTTTTATTAAATCGATTCATCATTTTCCACAGGGTTGTAATGAAGGTTATTGAATTTATATGTCAATAAGTGAAGATAGTACCGGAAATTTTTAGTCTTCTGGTGGATCTTACCACTATCGGAGTACCACCCAGGtgataaattgcaaaaactgGCTAATTCCCTGGAATCACGGGAACTAGACGACCCTAATCCTGAAGAACCACTGCTTCCACGCTGATGCTTCTTTCTTCTAAAAAAACTACGTCTGGCGGTAGCCGTGCTGCGACTTTCAGATGCGTCTCCGCCACCTCCTCTACGCAGCAGCATTTCTTCTTCCACCTAAAATATGAAAACACACCAGTGTAGACAAAGATCATCACGACTTTCAGACTTTCGAATCATtgtaataaatgaatattttatttatattttatataaacaaaatatgcaattattataataCTACCTTATATTTGCTGGGTATCACGCCACACTGTTGCCGATGCCCCTCGCTATCTAACCGCCATGCCCGCCACTGTCCTGGTACCCCGTTGAACATTGTATTGTCCACGTATAAAACATCGTCTTTATTGAATGATAACTGTGGCGGATCCGTCAACTCGTTTCCGCTGCGATCAAATCCGCAACGAACGTACAAACTGTCGCCGGGACTGTCTTTAATTTCCTTGTATTCTGCAAGATTGAACTATACAGCATACAGAACCCACAAAAATAGAAACTTACTATCGATCCTGTAATGTGCCAACACAGTAACTTTGTCTGCGGGTTTAGCTAGTTCGTAAGCCGCTTCTTCTGCTGTCGCGGCCCTCAAGTCCGTATCGTTGTATTCCAATATCTGATCGCCAGTTCGTAATCCCGCATGATAAGCCAAAGAATCAGATTGCACTGAGTGAATAAATATGCCAGCAGCGTTTCCTCCCACCAAAGAGATTCCCAAATTCgatgtttttaatgtttcaatGCACAAATAGCGAGGCTCCTCAATGGACCCCCTAAGAAAAGTGCTGTTTCTAAGTTTAACATGAAGCAACACtttaaacttgaatttttttaataaaaggaTTTCAACGACCACACTATGTTAAGGCCCTAAAAGTACGACAAACCTTGTACTATTTACACTGGGTACACCCTGTCGCTGTAAAATCATCAAAGGAGAAGGTTTGCTTTGCATTGAAGGAGTCTTTCTGACTTCTTTTGGAGAATTGCAGGGAGTGGCATCTCCTTCACCCTCTTCCTCGTCCTCTTCATCTTCGTCTTCATTTGAAGATGTGCCAGAAAGAGATGCCACGCCTTCAGTCATCTGTGAATACAACTGTTcaagaaaattcgaaataaacTAACACACTCTACAATTCTCACCTCGCGGAATTTCTCAGGACTATATTGAACCAACAAAGTGATAGAATTCCCGCATTGCATCAGAACATTGGCGGCCAAATTATATGTGGCGTTCCGCATGTTAATACCGCAGACCTCCAACAATTGGTCGCCTATTTGCAGACCAACGCGGCTGGCCAAACTGCCCTCAGCCACAGTGGATACAAAAATGCCCCCAGTATCTGCGATCTGGATACCCAAGGGCTCGTTCGACTTATCTAAACAACGGCGCTCTTCGAAGATTCAATGTTAGGCGTATAGAGAACACCAGACAAACCTATGTGAACTCTACGCAATTCGCCAGGTAGTGGTTTATGGCCCCAAGGACAGTAATCTTTAGCGGAATTGGATTGAGATGAATGATCACCTGGGCTGCTTAAAACCTCCACGTGAAAAATTGGCATAGGGCTGCCTCTTTCAGAACTGCCACGCTCTATGCTACCTGTGCTGACTTTGGAAGTTACACTAGGATTGGAGGGGACACGAAATCGCTGTTCTCTATGAAGTAAAATCGAGAATATTTGCTTTAGTTCATGTCAAacaattgtatttttttgtaaaagcaTTAAACCTAGTTTTAAGTAACAGTTCATATctatttctttaaacaaaacataaatctGGAcgttttgaatgttttcctATGGAAATGCACTAAAGTAGCTTTACCGCATATGCGTAGCTATAAACAACACTATGGCGCGTGTAAGATACAAAATTTTGTCGTCTGAAACTTACCGATTTCTCGGATTCCTAGGATAAGTACCTCCGGTTTCCAACAAATCAGGCCTACGTCTAGTGCCCGCATCTACTGAAGGACTGTGATTGTGCTGATACGgctcaaaattgaaactttccCTCGAGTGATTAATGTGTGGATGGGGATGAGGATGATATGGATAGTGCATCCTTTGTGGAACGAACAATTGGCTAGGGCCACGAGAATGAGACGCGCCACTATCATGAGAGGCTCCGAGGATTATGTCACGTTCCGAGTCTGATCCATATTTGCTAACCcctaaatgtaatttttacatttaagaTCACCGTTATTCTGTACTTTGCCTGATACGTCTCGTagtaatattataattatcttaatattaatataatatttcccTCTTTCAggttgtgaaaataaaattatcctCAAGAATGCTTAAAATCACACAGTTTATCCCGTTTTTCTTTATCAAGCTATTTAATACAACTCACCTTCCTGGACACtgctttaaaatatctaaaatccTTACCCAATCGATTGTTCTTCTTATAATAGTTCATGACATCCTTCTCGTAAAGGCGCTGCACTGGCATATCGAGACTATTGTCCGAATTCATGTTGACACTGTGCCGATTAGTGGTGCCAACTCGATTGACGATTTCAAACGAATCAGCAGCTGGCATACCAAAATGGTGACTAGTGTCCACGCTTTTGTATACTGAATGACGGTTGCCAGACGACTGAGACACCAAGGAAACGGGCGTGGATTTTCGGTAATATTCTTGGGTATCTTTCGGCTGAGCCAGAATGCTTAAAGGGGGACGCTCCTTACTGCGGGTCACTACAGTTCCACCTCCTATACATAAATTATACTAAATGTCaatgtaatattaaaatataaatctgAATTGTAATCATAAAATaacaatgataaaaaagaaattagattTTCAATATAATGGAAAACAAATAAAGGAACAATGAAAAGTATGGGAACagtgaaatattttacaaatgaCTTAAGTAACAAATAACTTACGTTGAgaaaatctattaattttttttaagctatGTGTgaattctgaaactttttaaatacattataaTAAGAGACATATAAGAATCCTTACCTGATGTTAGTACTGCTGTAGCCCGCGCTTTAGGCCACGTGCcaccattatttttttcttctttcgtAGACGATAAATGCCTTTTCGCTACGACGGAGGACCGCTTTATGGTATCAGTGTGATGATAACTGTCCAAAACCGAATCTAATTCTGC
This portion of the Euwallacea fornicatus isolate EFF26 chromosome 4, ASM4011564v1, whole genome shotgun sequence genome encodes:
- the Dlg5 gene encoding disks large homolog 5 isoform X2; its protein translation is MASNTDGGAGSSNALSRSFANRDYDPYKQPFEINSNELSSSRRRCDHDLDYYREQHRAVMNQLEVSSQDSASLRTKYNELLAENKQLRDDNQRLLSELTEQNGNASDALYMSHTQALSKLEVAQDENARLLKQCEVLGQERGSAQRDVQGLKQQLVKLCKDYAKFREAHQKLQQQYEDSVNMTIKANKDIKRLTDERNATMAEYTLIMSERDTVHKEMEKLSDDLSQAKKKLKILDVDNKELQEAKRGMSYQLESLKREIASALHERDKALKECNDLREKFGELGATSEDGRLLLGDQMKKSRGRLIDSLGTLGEGGGRKEHLRDDSRSIGQRQRLENLDQANQELESLRKSLDKAQAELAESRQEAEVSKGRRDWAFSERDKIVLERESIRTLCDNMRKERDRAVSELAESLRESDAIKKQRNELVKESKVLREALEAHIERESRLSQSNIEEQQHACGHTEVIQLDLTNSDEEALEFAGGRDFPGDGSVYIASVSPGSSAIGKFFPHDRILRVNDVDCSQASLRMVTEAIRSSMPAAHVLVRRTRCARNEIRSTGEKVAKWIHTARLAPGCHGLALKMGVYINRISDGSLAARDKSLTVGDRVLRINDKSMDDIESVREAMQVLNDESTDVINITTLKMSYPECPNVFTPVRRNKKENRSSQTEDWLSQSDYKYGNQEKNSGAWLKEKFDLMRGPWRHSKEDKKKHRNSSPNPIDFGHEQVIAELDSVLDSYHHTDTIKRSSVVAKRHLSSTKEEKNNGGTWPKARATAVLTSGGGTVVTRSKERPPLSILAQPKDTQEYYRKSTPVSLVSQSSGNRHSVYKSVDTSHHFGMPAADSFEIVNRVGTTNRHSVNMNSDNSLDMPVQRLYEKDVMNYYKKNNRLGVSKYGSDSERDIILGASHDSGASHSRGPSQLFVPQRMHYPYHPHPHPHINHSRESFNFEPYQHNHSPSVDAGTRRRPDLLETGGTYPRNPRNREQRFRVPSNPSVTSKVSTGSIERGSSERGSPMPIFHVEVLSSPGDHSSQSNSAKDYCPWGHKPLPGELRRVHIERRCLDKSNEPLGIQIADTGGIFVSTVAEGSLASRVGLQIGDQLLEVCGINMRNATYNLAANVLMQCGNSITLLVQYSPEKFRELYSQMTEGVASLSGTSSNEDEDEEDEEEGEGDATPCNSPKEVRKTPSMQSKPSPLMILQRQGVPSVNSTSTFLRGSIEEPRYLCIETLKTSNLGISLVGGNAAGIFIHSVQSDSLAYHAGLRTGDQILEYNDTDLRAATAEEAAYELAKPADKVTVLAHYRIDKYKEIKDSPGDSLYVRCGFDRSGNELTDPPQLSFNKDDVLYVDNTMFNGVPGQWRAWRLDSEGHRQQCGVIPSKYKVEEEMLLRRGGGGDASESRSTATARRSFFRRKKHQRGSSGSSGLGSSSSRDSRELASFCNLSPGWYSDSGSLHEDLSQLSYERVERLQYLEFRPVLVLGPLAECVADKLVSDFPEKFQRPVSDTRRCSQAQLDRELEDDLIIEYRRRGSCFECITAQAVKGIANAQIHCMMDCSIASVQRLRRLQINPMVLLIKFKSTKQIKEVKDARYSLDKLSGKAAKEMFEHGHKLEAEYRHLVTAVVSAGANVAHVCAQVKAAVEAEHRKSQWVAVGLLEMQGKTPDNSRKSHLTVYQRASAFIAFSSMST
- the Dlg5 gene encoding disks large homolog 5 isoform X5 encodes the protein MASNTDGGAGSSNALSRSFANRDYDPYKQPFEINSNELSSSRRRCDHDLDYYREQHRAVMNQLEVSSQDSASLRTKYNELLAENKQLRDDNQRLLSELTEQNGNASDALYMSHTQALSKLEVAQDENARLLKQCEVLGQERGSAQRDVQGLKQQLVKLCKDYAKFREAHQKLQQQYEDSVNMTIKANKDIKRLTDERNATMAEYTLIMSERDTVHKEMEKLSDDLSQAKKKLKILDVDNKELQEAKRGMSYQLESLKREIASALHERDKALKECNDLREKFGELGATSEDGRLLLGDQMKKSRGRLIDSLGTLGEGGGRKEHLRDDSRSIGQRQRLENLDQANQELESLRKSLDKAQAELAESRQEAEVSKGRRDWAFSERDKIVLERESIRTLCDNMRKERDRAVSELAESLRESDAIKKQRNELVKESKVLREALEAHIERESRLSQSNIEEQQHACGHTEVIQLDLTNSDEEALEFAGGRDFPGDGSVYIASVSPGSSAIGKFFPHDRILRVNDVDCSQASLRMVTEAIRSSMPAAHVLVRRTRCARNEIRSTGEKVAKWIHTARLAPGCHGLALKMGVYINRISDGSLAARDKSLTVGDRVLRINDKSMDDIESVREAMQVLNDESTDVINITTLKMSYPECPNVFTPVRRNKKENRSSQTEDWLSQSDYKYGNQEKNSGAWLKEKFDLMRGPWRHSKEDKKKHRNSSPNPIDFGHEQVIAELDSVLDSYHHTDTIKRSSVVAKRHLSSTKEEKNNGGTWPKARATAVLTSGGGTVVTRSKERPPLSILAQPKDTQEYYRKSTPVSLVSQSSGNRHSVYKSVDTSHHFGMPAADSFEIVNRVGTTNRHSVNMNSDNSLDMPVQRLYEKDVMNYYKKNNRLGVSKYGSDSERDIILGASHDSGASHSRGPSQLFVPQRMHYPYHPHPHPHINHSRESFNFEPYQHNHSPSVDAGTRRRPDLLETGGTYPRNPRNREQRFRVPSNPSVTSKVSTGSIERGSSERGSPMPIFHVEVLSSPGDHSSQSNSAKDYCPWGHKPLPGELRRVHIDKSNEPLGIQIADTGGIFVSTVAEGSLASRVGLQIGDQLLEVCGINMRNATYNLAANVLMQCGNSITLLVQYSPEKFRELYSQMTEGVASLSGTSSNEDEDEEDEEEGEGDATPCNSPKEVRKTPSMQSKPSPLMILQRQGVPSVNSTSTFLRGSIEEPRYLCIETLKTSNLGISLVGGNAAGIFIHSVQSDSLAYHAGLRTGDQILEYNDTDLRAATAEEAAYELAKPADKVTVLAHYRIDKYKEIKDSPGDSLYVRCGFDRSGNELTDPPQLSFNKDDVLYVDNTMFNGVPGQWRAWRLDSEGHRQQCGVIPSKYKVEEEMLLRRGGGGDASESRSTATARRSFFRRKKHQRGSSGSSGLGSSSSRDSRELASFCNLSPGWYSDSGSLHEDLSQLSYERVERLQYLEFRPVLVLGPLAECVADKLVSDFPEKFQRPVSDTRRCSQAQLDRELEDDLIIEYRRRGSCFECITAQAVKGIANAQIHCMMDCSIASVQRLRRLQINPMVLLIKFKSTKQIKEVKDARYSLDKLSGKAAKEMFEHGHKLEAEYRHLVTAVVSAGANVAHVCAQVKAAVEAEHRKSQWVADFSRCKGKPRIIQGNPILQSTNVQVPLLHLAPCPLN
- the Dlg5 gene encoding disks large homolog 5 isoform X3; its protein translation is MASNTDGGAGSSNALSRSFANRDYDPYKQPFEINSNELSSSRRRCDHDLDYYREQHRAVMNQLEVSSQDSASLRTKYNELLAENKQLRDDNQRLLSELTEQNGNASDALYMSHTQALSKLEVAQDENARLLKQCEVLGQERGSAQRDVQGLKQQLVKLCKDYAKFREAHQKLQQQYEDSVNMTIKANKDIKRLTDERNATMAEYTLIMSERDTVHKEMEKLSDDLSQAKKKLKILDVDNKELQEAKRGMSYQLESLKREIASALHERDKALKECNDLREKFGELGATSEDGRLLLGDQMKKSRGRLIDSLGTLGEGGGRKEHLRDDSRSIGQRQRLENLDQANQELESLRKSLDKAQAELAESRQEAEVSKGRRDWAFSERDKIVLERESIRTLCDNMRKERDRAVSELAESLRESDAIKKQRNELVKESKVLREALEAHIERESRLSQSNIEEQQHACGHTEVIQLDLTNSDEEALEFAGGRDFPGDGSVYIASVSPGSSAIGKFFPHDRILRVNDVDCSQASLRMVTEAIRSSMPAAHVLVRRTRCARNEIRSTGEKVAKWIHTARLAPGCHGLALKMGVYINRISDGSLAARDKSLTVGDRVLRINDKSMDDIESVREAMQVLNDESTDVINITTLKMSYPECPNVFTPVRRNKKENRSSQTEDWLSQSDYKYGNQEKNSGAWLKEKFDLMRGPWRHSKEDKKKHRNSSPNPIDFGHEQVIAELDSVLDSYHHTDTIKRSSVVAKRHLSSTKEEKNNGGTWPKARATAVLTSGGGTVVTRSKERPPLSILAQPKDTQEYYRKSTPVSLVSQSSGNRHSVYKSVDTSHHFGMPAADSFEIVNRVGTTNRHSVNMNSDNSLDMPVQRLYEKDVMNYYKKNNRLGVSKYGSDSERDIILGASHDSGASHSRGPSQLFVPQRMHYPYHPHPHPHINHSRESFNFEPYQHNHSPSVDAGTRRRPDLLETGGTYPRNPRNREQRFRVPSNPSVTSKVSTGSIERGSSERGSPMPIFHVEVLSSPGDHSSQSNSAKDYCPWGHKPLPGELRRVHIERRCLDKSNEPLGIQIADTGGIFVSTVAEGSLASRVGLQIGDQLLEVCGINMRNATYNLAANVLMQCGNSITLLVQYSPEKFREMTEGVASLSGTSSNEDEDEEDEEEGEGDATPCNSPKEVRKTPSMQSKPSPLMILQRQGVPSVNSTSTFLRGSIEEPRYLCIETLKTSNLGISLVGGNAAGIFIHSVQSDSLAYHAGLRTGDQILEYNDTDLRAATAEEAAYELAKPADKVTVLAHYRIDKYKEIKDSPGDSLYVRCGFDRSGNELTDPPQLSFNKDDVLYVDNTMFNGVPGQWRAWRLDSEGHRQQCGVIPSKYKVEEEMLLRRGGGGDASESRSTATARRSFFRRKKHQRGSSGSSGLGSSSSRDSRELASFCNLSPGWYSDSGSLHEDLSQLSYERVERLQYLEFRPVLVLGPLAECVADKLVSDFPEKFQRPVSDTRRCSQAQLDRELEDDLIIEYRRRGSCFECITAQAVKGIANAQIHCMMDCSIASVQRLRRLQINPMVLLIKFKSTKQIKEVKDARYSLDKLSGKAAKEMFEHGHKLEAEYRHLVTAVVSAGANVAHVCAQVKAAVEAEHRKSQWVADFSRCKGKPRIIQGNPILQSTNVQVPLLHLAPCPLN
- the Dlg5 gene encoding disks large homolog 5 isoform X7 encodes the protein MASNTDGGAGSSNALSRSFANRDYDPYKQPFEINSNELSSSRRRCDHDLDYYREQHRAVMNQLEVSSQDSASLRTKYNELLAENKQLRDDNQRLLSELTEQNGNASDALYMSHTQALSKLEVAQDENARLLKQCEVLGQERGSAQRDVQGLKQQLVKLCKDYAKFREAHQKLQQQYEDSVNMTIKANKDIKRLTDERNATMAEYTLIMSERDTVHKEMEKLSDDLSQAKKKLKILDVDNKELQEAKRGMSYQLESLKREIASALHERDKALKECNDLREKFGELGATSEDGRLLLGDQMKKSRGRLIDSLGTLGEGGGRKEHLRDDSRSIGQRQRLENLDQANQELESLRKSLDKAQAELAESRQEAEVSKGRRDWAFSERDKIVLERESIRTLCDNMRKERDRAVSELAESLRESDAIKKQRNELVKESKVLREALEAHIERESRLSQSNIEEQQHACGHTEVIQLDLTNSDEEALEFAGGRDFPGDGSVYIASVSPGSSAIGKFFPHDRILRVNDVDCSQASLRMVTEAIRSSMPAAHVLVRRTRCARNEIRSTGEKVAKWIHTARLAPGCHGLALKMGVYINRISDGSLAARDKSLTVGDRVLRINDKSMDDIESVREAMQVLNDESTDVINITTLKMSYPECPNVFTPVRRNKKENRSSQTEDWLSQSDYKYGNQEKNSGAWLKEKFDLMRGPWRHSKEDKKKHRNSSPNPIDFGHEQVIAELDSVLDSYHHTDTIKRSSVVAKRHLSSTKEEKNNGGTWPKARATAVLTSGGGTVVTRSKERPPLSILAQPKDTQEYYRKSTPVSLVSQSSGNRHSVYKSVDTSHHFGMPAADSFEIVNRVGTTNRHSVNMNSDNSLDMPVQRLYEKDVMNYYKKNNRLGVSKYGSDSERDIILGASHDSGASHSRGPSQLFVPQRMHYPYHPHPHPHINHSRESFNFEPYQHNHSPSVDAGTRRRPDLLETGGTYPRNPRNREQRFRVPSNPSVTSKVSTGSIERGSSERGSPMPIFHVEVLSSPGDHSSQSNSAKDYCPWGHKPLPGELRRVHIDKSNEPLGIQIADTGGIFVSTVAEGSLASRVGLQIGDQLLEVCGINMRNATYNLAANVLMQCGNSITLLVQYSPEKFREMTEGVASLSGTSSNEDEDEEDEEEGEGDATPCNSPKEVRKTPSMQSKPSPLMILQRQGVPSVNSTRGSIEEPRYLCIETLKTSNLGISLVGGNAAGIFIHSVQSDSLAYHAGLRTGDQILEYNDTDLRAATAEEAAYELAKPADKVTVLAHYRIDKYKEIKDSPGDSLYVRCGFDRSGNELTDPPQLSFNKDDVLYVDNTMFNGVPGQWRAWRLDSEGHRQQCGVIPSKYKVEEEMLLRRGGGGDASESRSTATARRSFFRRKKHQRGSSGSSGLGSSSSRDSRELASFCNLSPGWYSDSGSLHEDLSQLSYERVERLQYLEFRPVLVLGPLAECVADKLVSDFPEKFQRPVSDTRRCSQAQLDRELEDDLIIEYRRRGSCFECITAQAVKGIANAQIHCMMDCSIASVQRLRRLQINPMVLLIKFKSTKQIKEVKDARYSLDKLSGKAAKEMFEHGHKLEAEYRHLVTAVVSAGANVAHVCAQVKAAVEAEHRKSQWVADFSRCKGKPRIIQGNPILQSTNVQVPLLHLAPCPLN
- the Dlg5 gene encoding disks large homolog 5 isoform X8; its protein translation is MASNTDGGAGSSNALSRSFANRDYDPYKQPFEINSNELSSSRRRCDHDLDYYREQHRAVMNQLEVSSQDSASLRTKYNELLAENKQLRDDNQRLLSELTEQNGNASDALYMSHTQALSKLEVAQDENARLLKQCEVLGQERGSAQRDVQGLKQQLVKLCKDYAKFREAHQKLQQQYEDSVNMTIKANKDIKRLTDERNATMAEYTLIMSERDTVHKEMEKLSDDLSQAKKKLKILDVDNKELQEAKRGMSYQLESLKREIASALHERDKALKECNDLREKFGELGATSEDGRLLLGDQMKKSRGRLIDSLGTLGEGGGRKEHLRDDSRSIGQRQRLENLDQANQELESLRKSLDKAQAELAESRQEAEVSKGRRDWAFSERDKIVLERESIRTLCDNMRKERDRAVSELAESLRESDAIKKQRNELVKESKVLREALEAHIERESRLSQSNIEEQQHACGHTEVIQLDLTNSDEEALEFAGGRDFPGDGSVYIASVSPGSSAIGKFFPHDRILRVNDVDCSQASLRMVTEAIRSSMPAAHVLVRRTRCARNEIRSTGEKVAKWIHTARLAPGCHGLALKMGVYINRISDGSLAARDKSLTVGDRVLRINDKSMDDIESVREAMQVLNDESTDVINITTLKMSYPECPNVFTPVRRNKKENRSSQTEDWLSQSDYKYGNQEKNSGAWLKEKFDLMRGPWRHSKEDKKKHRNSSPNPIDFGHEQVIAELDSVLDSYHHTDTIKRSSVVAKRHLSSTKEEKNNGGTWPKARATAVLTSGGGTVVTRSKERPPLSILAQPKDTQEYYRKSTPVSLVSQSSGNRHSVYKSVDTSHHFGMPAADSFEIVNRVGTTNRHSVNMNSDNSLDMPVQRLYEKDVMNYYKKNNRLGVSKYGSDSERDIILGASHDSGASHSRGPSQLFVPQRMHYPYHPHPHPHINHSRESFNFEPYQHNHSPSVDAGTRRRPDLLETGGTYPRNPRNREQRFRVPSNPSVTSKVSTGSIERGSSERGSPMPIFHVEVLSSPGDHSSQSNSAKDYCPWGHKPLPGELRRVHIERRCLDKSNEPLGIQIADTGGIFVSTVAEGSLASRVGLQIGDQLLEVCGINMRNATYNLAANVLMQCGNSITLLVQYSPEKFRELYSQMTEGVASLSGTSSNEDEDEEDEEEGEGDATPCNSPKEVRKTPSMQSKPSPLMILQRQGVPSVNSTSTFLRGSIEEPRYLCIETLKTSNLGISLVGGNAAGIFIHSVQSDSLAYHAGLRTGDQILEYNDTDLRAATAEEAAYELAKPADKVTVLAHYRIDKYKEIKDSPGDSLYVRCGFDRSGNELTDPPQLSFNKDDVLYVDNTMFNGVPGQWRAWRLDSEGHRQQCGVIPSKYKVEEEMLLRRGGGGDASESRSTATARRSFFRRKKHQRGSSGSSGLGSSSSRDSRELASFCNLSPGWYSDSGSLHEDLSQLSYERVERLQYLEFRPVLVLGPLAECVADKLVSDFPEKFQRPVSDTRRCSQAQLDRELEDDLIIEYRRRGSCFECITAQAVKGIANAQIHCMMDCSIASVQRLRRLQINPMVLLIKFKSTKQIKEVKDARYSLDKLSGKAAKEMFEHGHKLEAEYRHLVTAVVSAGANVAHVCAQVKAAVEAEHRKSQWVAVVIYRTSRDARENPG
- the Dlg5 gene encoding disks large homolog 5 isoform X6; the protein is MASNTDGGAGSSNALSRSFANRDYDPYKQPFEINSNELSSSRRRCDHDLDYYREQHRAVMNQLEVSSQDSASLRTKYNELLAENKQLRDDNQRLLSELTEQNGNASDALYMSHTQALSKLEVAQDENARLLKQCEVLGQERGSAQRDVQGLKQQLVKLCKDYAKFREAHQKLQQQYEDSVNMTIKANKDIKRLTDERNATMAEYTLIMSERDTVHKEMEKLSDDLSQAKKKLKILDVDNKELQEAKRGMSYQLESLKREIASALHERDKALKECNDLREKFGELGATSEDGRLLLGDQMKKSRGRLIDSLGTLGEGGGRKEHLRDDSRSIGQRQRLENLDQANQELESLRKSLDKAQAELAESRQEAEVSKGRRDWAFSERDKIVLERESIRTLCDNMRKERDRAVSELAESLRESDAIKKQRNELVKESKVLREALEAHIERESRLSQSNIEEQQHACGHTEVIQLDLTNSDEEALEFAGGRDFPGDGSVYIASVSPGSSAIGKFFPHDRILRVNDVDCSQASLRMVTEAIRSSMPAAHVLVRRTRCARNEIRSTGEKVAKWIHTARLAPGCHGLALKMGVYINRISDGSLAARDKSLTVGDRVLRINDKSMDDIESVREAMQVLNDESTDVINITTLKMSYPECPNVFTPVRRNKKENRSSQTEDWLSQSDYKYGNQEKNSGAWLKEKFDLMRGPWRHSKEDKKKHRNSSPNPIDFGHEQVIAELDSVLDSYHHTDTIKRSSVVAKRHLSSTKEEKNNGGTWPKARATAVLTSGGGTVVTRSKERPPLSILAQPKDTQEYYRKSTPVSLVSQSSGNRHSVYKSVDTSHHFGMPAADSFEIVNRVGTTNRHSVNMNSDNSLDMPVQRLYEKDVMNYYKKNNRLGVSKYGSDSERDIILGASHDSGASHSRGPSQLFVPQRMHYPYHPHPHPHINHSRESFNFEPYQHNHSPSVDAGTRRRPDLLETGGTYPRNPRNREQRFRVPSNPSVTSKVSTGSIERGSSERGSPMPIFHVEVLSSPGDHSSQSNSAKDYCPWGHKPLPGELRRVHIDKSNEPLGIQIADTGGIFVSTVAEGSLASRVGLQIGDQLLEVCGINMRNATYNLAANVLMQCGNSITLLVQYSPEKFREMTEGVASLSGTSSNEDEDEEDEEEGEGDATPCNSPKEVRKTPSMQSKPSPLMILQRQGVPSVNSTSTFLRGSIEEPRYLCIETLKTSNLGISLVGGNAAGIFIHSVQSDSLAYHAGLRTGDQILEYNDTDLRAATAEEAAYELAKPADKVTVLAHYRIDKYKEIKDSPGDSLYVRCGFDRSGNELTDPPQLSFNKDDVLYVDNTMFNGVPGQWRAWRLDSEGHRQQCGVIPSKYKVEEEMLLRRGGGGDASESRSTATARRSFFRRKKHQRGSSGSSGLGSSSSRDSRELASFCNLSPGWYSDSGSLHEDLSQLSYERVERLQYLEFRPVLVLGPLAECVADKLVSDFPEKFQRPVSDTRRCSQAQLDRELEDDLIIEYRRRGSCFECITAQAVKGIANAQIHCMMDCSIASVQRLRRLQINPMVLLIKFKSTKQIKEVKDARYSLDKLSGKAAKEMFEHGHKLEAEYRHLVTAVVSAGANVAHVCAQVKAAVEAEHRKSQWVADFSRCKGKPRIIQGNPILQSTNVQVPLLHLAPCPLN